In a single window of the Heliangelus exortis chromosome 1, bHelExo1.hap1, whole genome shotgun sequence genome:
- the ING4 gene encoding inhibitor of growth protein 4 isoform X1, giving the protein MAAGMYLEHYLDSIENLPFELQRNFQLMRDLDQRTEDLKSEIDKLATEYISNARTLSSEEKLGLLKQIQEAYGKCKEFGDDKVQLAMQTYEMVDKHIRRLDTDLARFEADLKEKQIESSDYDSSSSKGKKKGRAQKEKKAARARSKGKNSDEEAPKTAQKKLKLVRTSTEYGMPSVTFGNVHPSDVLDMPVDPNEPTYCLCHQVSYGEMIGCDNPDCSIEWFHFACVGLTTKPRGKWFCPRCSQERKKK; this is encoded by the exons gtATTGAGAACCTGCCATTTGAGCTGCAGAGAAACTTCCAGCTCATGCGAGATCTGGATCAGAGGACAGAAG ACCTCAAGTCAGAAATAGATAAGTTGGCCACGGAGTATATCAGCAATGCACGGACTTTGTCTTCGGAGGAAAAACTGGGGCTTCTCAAGCAAATCCAGGAGGCCTATGGGAAATGCAAGGAGTTTGGGGACGACAAGGTTCAGCTGGCAATGCAGACCTACGAGATG GTTGATAAGCACATCCGGAGGCTGGACACAGACCTCGCTCGCTTTGAAGCAGACCTGAAGGAGAAGCAGATAGAGTCGAGTGACTATGACAGTTCTTCCAGCAAGGGCAAGAAGA AGGGCCGAGcccaaaaagagaagaaagctgcCCGTGCTCGCTCTAAAGGGAAGAACTCTGATGAGGAGGCACCAAAAACTGCCCAAAAGAAATTGAAGCTTGTCCGCAC TAGCACAGAGTATGGGATGCCTTCAGTTACCTTTGGAAATGTGCACCCTTCAGATGTACTGGATATGCCAGTGGACCCCAATGAGCCTACTTATTGCCTCTGCCACCAGGTCTCCTATGGGGAGATGATTGGCTGCGACAATCCAGAT TGTTCCATTGAATGGTTTCATTTTGCCTGTGTGGGTCTGACAACAAAACCAAGGGGAAAGTG GTTCTGCCCTCGCTGTTcccaggagaggaagaagaagtaA
- the ING4 gene encoding inhibitor of growth protein 4 isoform X2, translating to MRDLDQRTEDLKSEIDKLATEYISNARTLSSEEKLGLLKQIQEAYGKCKEFGDDKVQLAMQTYEMVDKHIRRLDTDLARFEADLKEKQIESSDYDSSSSKGKKKGRAQKEKKAARARSKGKNSDEEAPKTAQKKLKLVRTSTEYGMPSVTFGNVHPSDVLDMPVDPNEPTYCLCHQVSYGEMIGCDNPDCSIEWFHFACVGLTTKPRGKWFCPRCSQERKKK from the exons ATGCGAGATCTGGATCAGAGGACAGAAG ACCTCAAGTCAGAAATAGATAAGTTGGCCACGGAGTATATCAGCAATGCACGGACTTTGTCTTCGGAGGAAAAACTGGGGCTTCTCAAGCAAATCCAGGAGGCCTATGGGAAATGCAAGGAGTTTGGGGACGACAAGGTTCAGCTGGCAATGCAGACCTACGAGATG GTTGATAAGCACATCCGGAGGCTGGACACAGACCTCGCTCGCTTTGAAGCAGACCTGAAGGAGAAGCAGATAGAGTCGAGTGACTATGACAGTTCTTCCAGCAAGGGCAAGAAGA AGGGCCGAGcccaaaaagagaagaaagctgcCCGTGCTCGCTCTAAAGGGAAGAACTCTGATGAGGAGGCACCAAAAACTGCCCAAAAGAAATTGAAGCTTGTCCGCAC TAGCACAGAGTATGGGATGCCTTCAGTTACCTTTGGAAATGTGCACCCTTCAGATGTACTGGATATGCCAGTGGACCCCAATGAGCCTACTTATTGCCTCTGCCACCAGGTCTCCTATGGGGAGATGATTGGCTGCGACAATCCAGAT TGTTCCATTGAATGGTTTCATTTTGCCTGTGTGGGTCTGACAACAAAACCAAGGGGAAAGTG GTTCTGCCCTCGCTGTTcccaggagaggaagaagaagtaA